One Pieris napi chromosome 22, ilPieNapi1.2, whole genome shotgun sequence genomic region harbors:
- the LOC125060694 gene encoding uncharacterized protein LOC125060694 — protein sequence MSLDSLEDCPPKSDREQKSQSIGINTELLCPCVPCVIHDTSSHKTKSKKRISSTTNKTRVDKTDELLENTITVSSPSVELLFKNLTMVSSCDISTDLREQNDHDDIVHNLSENSIPNYSTESKDLCNNPSYEVNVPEKHDLEYEVDSLTECDNVKEPTQTENYDLSGEIFEENYERDLSEDSFECDNKKEIEIKEDENESNLVSRHGSGDTYTKFMDNPADLEEFLTLTDNMMTCETKCQEEFSKTIEDLHTPKTNSIESICLKNNDNIPMKHNFSESFEELKNNFKDLLQEAQEFPPSNSEEGRKVSDLEHITVYELKFYEQEENTKDVPIEPDKKIKLPSIAENNKGPQKGKNNIASIYKDNRKVKMQKRTDKDYQTYIIKERREESSDEAPPLKLPRIELKRFRVSYIAFLY from the coding sequence ATGAGCTTAGACAGTCTTGAAGATTGTCCACCGAAATCAGATAGAGAACAGAAAAGTCAATCAATTGGTATTAATACGGAACTTCTTTGCCCATGTGTGCCTTGCGTTATCCATGACACATCAtcacataaaacaaaatctaaGAAAAGAATCTCTTCTACGACAAATAAAACGCGAGTTGATAAAACAGATGAACTTTTAGAAAATACTATAACGGTGTCTTCCCCAAGTGtagaattattgtttaaaaatcttaCCATGGTTAGTTCTTGTGACATAAGTACAGATTTGCGAGAACAGAATGATCATGATGACATTGTACACAATCTATCAGAAAATTCCATTCCAAACTATTCAACCGAAAGTAAAGATTTGTGTAATAATCCGTCTTATGAAGTTAATGTTCCAGAGAAACATGACTTAGAATATGAAGTAGATTCTTTAACAGAATGTGATAACGTTAAAGAGCCAACTCAGACGGAAAATTACGACCTCTCAGGTGAAATATTTGAAGAGAACTACGAACGGGATCTTAGCGAAGACAGCTTTGAATgtgacaataaaaaagaaattgaaattaaagaaGATGAAAATGAAAGTAATTTAGTAAGCCGTCATGGCAGCGGTGACACATATACTAAATTCATGGATAATCCAGCAGACTTGGAAGAGTTTCTTACGTTAACTGACAACATGATGACGTGTGAAACGAAATGTCAAGAAGAATTTTCAAAAACCATAGAAGATCTCCATACACCGAAAACAAATTCCATCGAATCTAtatgtttgaaaaataatgataatattccCATGAAACATAATTTCTCGGAGTCGTTtgaagaattaaaaaacaatttcaaagATTTATTACAAGAAGCGCAAGAGTTCCCGCCGAGTAATTCAGAGGAGGGCAGGAAAGTCTCAGATCTCGAACACATAACAGTGTATGAATTAAAGTTTTACGAACAAGAAGAAAATACAAAAGATGTTCCAATTGAACCggataaaaaaatcaaactcCCCTCGATCGCCGAGAACAATAAAGGACCTcaaaaaggtaaaaataacATCGCAAGCATCTATAAGGATAATCGAAAAGTCAAAATGCAAAAACGGACGGATAAAGATTATCAGACCTATATTATCAAGGAACGTCGAGAAGAAAGCAGCGACGAAGCACCACCACTAAAGCTACCCagaattgaattaaaaaggtTCCGAGTATCCTATATAGCCTTTTTGTATTAG